A window of Juglans regia cultivar Chandler chromosome 7, Walnut 2.0, whole genome shotgun sequence contains these coding sequences:
- the LOC108984590 gene encoding probable disease resistance protein At5g66900 — translation MENMVLGAAFGKVFSELYETVKDVVMKNLEFDAILDRLKSTLEVLEPLIKDIQRANRELDRPEEEISSGLIEKMKKGASQVKEYSKLPRWKFISRFMYANELCKLEKDLIRFFQLEAQVMNWRNVLQILLGMKISRGWSSCAVPGHQRDFIVGFEVPLKELKMHLLKEELNMLVVTGPPGCGKTTLVKMLRDDEQIKGIYKDMSFVPISRNPNLQVIVEKLFHKATNQVPEFVSDEDAIDQLEQLLNQINGHVLLILDDAWSGSESLLEKFIKISKMPNCKILVTSRTAFTRLTLHTRTLANMRYVLNLQTRTDLFSGLGLQIVKSCGGFPLALEVVGRSLRGRSASVWLSRETKCSSGPIIDSEEEHLFVCLRQSIDFKDNEIIIQKCFMDLGLFPEDQKIPVAALIDMWLELYDLGPDVRAIKTLDDIAIRNLVSLLVIRKDASEVGRYCSEDFVLQHDVLRELAICQSSQKPIEQRERLIVDINENNLPKWWVEQGQQLPLSAQSLSISTDEKFLSMWSEILPLKVEILVLNFRTKNYTLPEFVAKMDRLKVLIVTNYGFSSAEVGNFQLLGSVPNLKRIRLEKVSIPSLCKTPVELKSLKKISLFMCHVGQAFKNCSIQITDAMPNLREINIDYCNDLVELPIGLCDIVTLQKFSVSNCHKLSALPEGIGKLVNLEVLMLRSCTALLELPQSIRSLHNLNILDISDCLSIIKLPEHIGELHNLKEFHMKGCLRLHNMPLPPSIVDLKELELVTCDEVIKAKFWEPIKKEFLTNLEIKVPEKDINLNFLL, via the exons atggaaaatatgGTCTTGGGCGCTGCTTTTGGAAAAGTATTTTCGGAATTGTACGAGACAGTGAAGGATGTGGTGATGAAAAACCTTGAGTTCGATGCTATTCTCGATCGCCTCAAATCCACGCTAGAGGTATTAGAGCCTTTGATCAAAGACATACAAAGGGCAAATAGAGAATTGGATCGCCCAGAAGAGGAAATTTCGAGTGGCTTGAttgaaaagatgaagaaagGCGCTTCTCAAGTTAAGGAGTACTCGAAGCTCCCGCGGTGGAAATTCATCTCGAGATTCATGTACGCGAACGAACTTTGCAAGTTGGAAAAGGACCTCATTAGGTTCTTTCAGCTTGAGGCGCAAGTAATGAATTGGAGAAATGTGTTGCAGATTTTGTTGGGGATGAAAATCAGTCGTGGTTGGTCCTCCTGCGCGGTTCCTGGACACCAACGGGACTTCATCGTTGGGTTCGAGGTGCCTTTGAAGGAGTTGAAAATGCATCTGCTCAAGGAGGAGCTGAATATGCTTGTGGTGACTGGTCCCCCAGGATGCGGGAAGACCACTTTGGTGAAAATGCTACGTGACGATGAGCAAATTAAAG GCATATATAAGGACATGTCTTTTGTCCCCATTTCAAGAAATCCAAACCTGCAGGTTATTGTGGAAAAACTATTCCATAAGGCCACGAATCAAGTGCCTGAGTTTGTAAGTGATGAAGATGCAATCGACCAGCTAGAGCAACTGCTGAATCAGATTAATGGTCATGTACTGTTGATCCTGGATGATGCCTGGTCTGGATCAGAATCCCTTCTTGAGAAGTTTATTAAGATTTCAAAAATGCCAAATTGCAAGATTCTAGTGACTTCGAGAACTGCTTTTACAAGATTGACTTTACata CTAGGACATTGGCCAATATGCGTTACGTCCTCAACCTTCAAACAAGAACTGATTTGTTTAGTGGCCTTGGATTGCAGATTGTGAAAAGCTGTGGGGGGTTCCCACTGGCACTTGAAGTGGTCGGGAGATCACTCCGAGGGCGGTCTGCTTCAGTCTGGCTCAGTAGAGAGACGAAATGCTCTAGTGGTCCTATTATCGATTCTGAAGAGGAacatttgtttgtttgtctcAGGCAAAGCATAGATTTCAAAGACAATGAGATCATCATCCAGAAATGTTTCATGGACCTTGGATTGTTTCCTGAGGACCAAAAGATCCCCGTTGCAGCCCTGATTGATATGTGGTTAGAATTATACGATCTAGGTCCAGATGTCCGTGCCATCAAAACACTAGATGACATCGCCATCCGGAATCTGGTTAGTCTTTTGGTCATAAG GAAAGATGCAAGCGAGGTTGGTCGCTACTGCAGTGAAGACTTCGTTCTACAACATGATGTTCTTAGAGAGCTAGCTATCTGTCAGAGTAGCCAGAAGCCAATAGAACAGAGAGAAAGACTGATTGTAGACATTAATGAAAACAATCTTCCCAAGTGGTGGGTGGAACAGGGGCAGCAATTACCTCTCAGCGCCCAATCCCTTTCTATCTCAACTG aTGAGAAGTTCTTATCAATGTGGAGTGAAATACTACCGCTTAAAGTCGAGATTCTAGTTTTGAATTTTCGGACAAAGAACTACACCTTACCTGAGTTTGTGGCCAAAATGGATAGACTGAAGGTTCTAATTGTCACAAATTATGGTTTCTCCTCAGCTGAAGTAGGTAATTTTCAGCTACTTGGGTCTGTACCCAATCTGAAGAGAATCAGATTGGAGAAGGTTTCGATTCCCTCCCTTTGCAAAACCCCAGTAGAATTGAAGAGTTTGAAGAAAATATCTCTGTTTATGTGTCATGTTGGTCAGGCTTTCAAGAATTGCAGCATCCAGATTACAGATGCGATGCCAAATTTAAGGGAGATAAACATTGACTATTGCAATGATCTGGTGGAATTGCCTATTGGGCTGTGTGATATTGTCACCCTCCAAAAATTCAGCGTCAGCAACTGTCATAAGTTGTCTGCATTGCCAGAAGGGATTGGAAAGCTGGTGAATTTGGAAGTGCTAATGCTCCGGTCATGTACTGCTTTGTTGGAGTTGCCACAATCAATCAGAAGCCTCCATAACTTAAACATTCTTGACATATCCGACTGCCTAAGCATTATCAAGTTGCCCGAACACATTGGCGAGTTGCATAATTTGAAAGAGTTTCACATGAAAGGGTGCTTGAGATTGCACAATATGCCGTTGCCACCATCAATCGTGGATCTTAAGGAGCTGGAGCTTGTGACATGTGACGAAGTTATCAAGGCCAAGTTTTGGGAGCCTATCAAGAAGGAATTTCTTACCAATCTAGAGATAAAGGTGCCTGAAAAAGATATCAACTTGAATTTTCTTCTCTGA
- the LOC108984589 gene encoding uncharacterized protein LOC108984589: MRNGEIIRDAALGAAFGEIFRGFVGVITRVTITTIQFQSDLEGLRITLSRLQELVEHEDLGGEIKGLDELVEKGEKLVNKCSNLKRWQHSIRFHYAHKLRKLDKELLVFFQRDIMAQIMRNSSTTVNIVSEIRERLNSTENMVSEIPERLNPTETSSIDSEVEGSANHEDHEDIAAICNKSGSRA, translated from the coding sequence ATGAGAAATGGAGAAATTATTAGAGATGCTGCTTTGGGAGCAGCGTTCGGAGAGATATTTAGAGGTTTCGTTGGAGTAATTACGCGTGTAACAATAACAACCATTCAGTTCCAATCCGATTTGGAAGGCCTCAGAATTACGCTGTCTAGACTACAGGAATTGGTCGAACACGAAGACTTGGGAGGAGAAATTAAGGGATTGGACGAGCTGGTGGAAAAGGGAGAGAAGCTTGTAAATAAGTGCTCGAATCTCAAGCGGTGGCAACACAGCATCAGATTCCATTACGCGCACAAACTCCGGAAGCTGGACAAAGAACTTCTGGTGTTCTTTCAGAGGGACATCATGGCTCAGATTATGAGGAATTCGTCGACGACTGTGAACATAGTGAGTGAAATTCGTGAGAGACTGAATTCTACCGAGAACATGGTGAGTGAAATTCCTGAGAGACTGAATCCTACCGAGACAAGTAGTATTGATAGCGAAGTGGAAGGATCCGCCAACCATGAAGATCATGAAGATATTGCAGCTATTTGTAACAAATCTGGCAGCCGTGCGTGA